The Corvus hawaiiensis isolate bCorHaw1 chromosome 2, bCorHaw1.pri.cur, whole genome shotgun sequence genome includes a window with the following:
- the B3GALT5 gene encoding beta-1,3-galactosyltransferase 5, with product MKMRGTWLGVPVGHLLALGHRHKWRNMMDFRKFRLFVCLVGLSSASFWVLYSWPEFCVFCGNSQGYIFPTETFRRLEGNFSLLPDVDCHKSPPFLVLLVASSFQQVDARMAIRHTWGKERTVAGKSLVTFFLLGSPVDPSQQASIAEESQRYRDIIQKNFTDTYYNLTLKTMMGMEWIHRFCSQSGFVMKTDTDVFVNVFYLTELLLRKKKTAGFFTGFLKLHEYPIRTRGSKWYVSREEYPGTTYPPFCSGTGYVLSSDVASQIYNISESVPFIKLEDVFIGLCLAKLKIQLEELHSEQTFFPERIRFSVPRFKKIVTCHEIKPSEQLSYWNRLVAGNQGGVL from the exons ATGAAGATGAGAGGAACCTGGCTGGGTGTGCCTGTTGGACACCTGCTGGCTCTGGGACACAGGCACAAATGGAGAAacatg ATGGATTTCAGAAAGTTCAGGCTGTTTGTCTGCCTGGTCgggctcagcagtgccagcttcTGGGTTTTGTACAGCTGGCCCGAGTTCTGCGTGTTCTGTGGGAACAGCCAGGGTTACATATTCCCCACAGAGACTTTCAGGAGGCTCGAAGGGAACTTCTCTCTGCTCCCGGATGTCGACTGCCACAAGAGCCCTCCTTTCCTTGTCCTGCTCGTGGCGTCCTCCTTCCAGCAGGTGGATGCCAGGATGGCCATCCGGCACACCTGGGGCAAGGAGAGGACAGTGGCTGGGAAGAGCCTGGTGACGTTTTTCCTCCTGGGAAGCCCTGTGGATCCCAGCCAGCAGGCTAGCATCGCTGAAGAGAGCCAGAGGTACAGAGACATCATCCAGAAGAACTTTACAGACACCTATTACAACCTGACCCTGAAGACCATGATGGGAATGGAGTGGATTCACCGGTTTTGTTCCCAGTCCGGCTTCGTGATGAAAACCGACACAGACGTGTTTGTCAACGTTTTTTACCTCACTGAGCTGCttctgaggaaaaagaagactGCTGGGTTCTTCACAGGCTTTTTAAAACTGCACGAGTACCCCATAAGGACAAGAGGGAGTAAGTGGTATGTGAGTAGGGAGGAGTATCCAGGAACGACCTACCCACCCTTTTGTTCCGGGACTGGATATGTTTTATCCAGTGACGTAGCCAGTCAGATCTACAACATTTCTGAGAGCGTTCCATTCATTAAACTGGAGGATGTGTTCATAGGGCTGTGCCTTgccaaattaaaaattcagctgGAGGAGCTTCACTCAGAGCAGACGTTTTTCCCGGAGAGGATCAGGTTCTCTGTCCCTCGCTTTAAGAAAATCGTGACGTGCCATGAAATAAAACCATCCGAGCAGCTGAGCTACTGGAATCGCCTGGTGGCAGGAAATCAAGGAGGAGTGCTCTAG